One part of the Bacillus sp. FJAT-27916 genome encodes these proteins:
- a CDS encoding YugN family protein, protein MMIVLPSRLKNTVVTYLHARRKLASQGFLVGGNWDYEQGYFDYLLEGSYKASYLRIPFYTCRGSIEDKNGIIRIGNPYLLTLEDRIGIHKDEKGRRAGIPAHCVNWGLEVIEQAEEALLGS, encoded by the coding sequence ATGATGATTGTTCTTCCGTCACGCTTAAAGAATACGGTTGTTACCTATTTGCACGCACGAAGAAAGCTTGCCTCACAAGGCTTCTTAGTTGGAGGGAATTGGGATTATGAGCAAGGGTACTTTGATTATTTGTTGGAGGGTTCTTATAAAGCAAGCTATTTACGGATTCCATTCTATACTTGCAGAGGGTCCATCGAGGATAAGAATGGCATCATTCGGATTGGAAATCCCTATTTGTTAACACTGGAGGACCGCATAGGGATACATAAAGATGAAAAAGGCCGGAGAGCTGGTATCCCGGCACATTGTGTGAATTGGGGTTTAGAAGTGATTGAGCAGGCAGAAGAGGCATTGCTTGGATCTTAA
- a CDS encoding potassium channel family protein, whose amino-acid sequence MNSVQNIFGKLHLVVRLLITVLALTIVFGWVMHIIEPETFHTIKSGIWWAVQTMSTVGYGDIVPATIPGKFIALFVILAGGGFVAYFFASMSSHIIKRQTAFHLGTGVYKGDSHIIFVGWNERTKKMIQTLEAQTLTPLVVVDESAVEHPLPHSNVFFIRGDSTTEQVWLNTNSRKAMMVIITADPSKNEQDSDLRVISSLLALKGQTPAPHCICEILTPFQIQNAQRAGADEIIATNDLIGDAFLQLITKQTDDD is encoded by the coding sequence ATGAATTCTGTCCAAAATATTTTCGGCAAGCTGCATTTAGTCGTACGGCTGCTCATTACCGTTCTCGCTTTAACCATTGTATTTGGATGGGTCATGCACATCATTGAACCAGAAACCTTCCATACCATTAAAAGCGGTATATGGTGGGCGGTGCAGACGATGTCAACTGTCGGCTACGGTGATATCGTCCCGGCCACCATCCCCGGCAAATTCATCGCTCTCTTTGTGATTCTTGCCGGTGGAGGGTTTGTTGCTTACTTTTTCGCTTCGATGTCGTCTCATATCATCAAACGGCAGACAGCCTTTCATCTTGGAACCGGTGTATATAAAGGCGACAGCCATATTATTTTTGTCGGGTGGAATGAACGGACAAAGAAAATGATACAAACACTTGAAGCCCAAACTCTCACACCTTTAGTTGTGGTTGATGAGTCAGCCGTCGAGCACCCTCTTCCTCATAGCAATGTATTCTTTATTCGCGGGGATAGCACGACCGAGCAGGTTTGGCTGAACACCAATAGCCGGAAGGCGATGATGGTCATCATCACTGCCGATCCATCAAAAAATGAACAGGATTCTGACTTGCGTGTCATTTCCTCCCTGTTAGCCTTAAAGGGACAAACCCCTGCGCCCCATTGCATTTGTGAGATTCTTACACCCTTTCAGATTCAAAATGCACAACGGGCCGGGGCTGATGAGATAATTGCAACGAACGACCTGATTGGGGATGCCTTTCTCCAGCTTATCACGAAACAAACAGACGATGATTAA
- a CDS encoding Ger(x)C family spore germination protein codes for MKLVKVLCICSLLSLTAGCWDQNFLKKQSIAFGVGYDIAEKPKEGIHSISIIRTMKPVGGGGQTEPYNNAYQVTGETPLQVRDEMNRITPGTYSTNKLRVLAIGEELAKKDLYPLLDIYFREARSNINTKIIVTEGKAVDFLDGEYIQGNLITEVLNDLIISGEKESHIPKLTIGTLMPIMFCPGQDMILPYLSVDKGKDKNLKLKGVVLFNKRKYTGKYLTNAPASLLLLMKNKGGKTAQFTINDSKSAKAINKKITIAVRRSKAKTTLKWESGKPIYHVDLKLKVSVSEYTKGLLTDKERKKLTKLISKSMTKKAEEITKTLQEANCDALGLGHKMMIQDPEKFKGYNWDEDFKDITIIPKVKIDIVSKGVLY; via the coding sequence TTGAAGCTAGTAAAAGTATTATGCATTTGCTCCCTTTTGAGTTTAACAGCAGGCTGCTGGGATCAAAACTTCCTAAAGAAGCAAAGCATAGCCTTCGGCGTTGGATACGATATAGCGGAAAAACCTAAGGAAGGTATTCATTCCATCTCAATCATCCGAACAATGAAGCCAGTTGGCGGCGGCGGTCAAACAGAGCCATACAACAATGCCTATCAAGTTACCGGTGAAACACCGCTTCAGGTACGCGATGAGATGAATAGAATTACTCCTGGCACCTATTCAACTAATAAACTTCGGGTCTTGGCCATTGGTGAGGAATTGGCTAAGAAGGATCTTTATCCACTCCTTGATATATACTTTCGTGAAGCACGTAGTAATATAAATACGAAGATTATCGTAACGGAAGGTAAAGCAGTCGATTTTCTGGATGGAGAATATATTCAAGGGAATCTAATAACTGAAGTTTTGAATGATTTAATTATCAGCGGAGAGAAGGAATCCCATATTCCCAAGTTAACAATAGGCACCTTAATGCCCATTATGTTCTGCCCGGGTCAGGATATGATTCTTCCGTACCTCAGTGTAGATAAAGGAAAGGATAAGAATTTAAAATTAAAGGGTGTAGTTCTTTTCAACAAACGGAAGTATACGGGAAAATATTTAACGAATGCGCCTGCCTCCTTATTGCTTTTAATGAAGAATAAAGGAGGTAAAACAGCACAATTCACCATAAATGACAGCAAGTCTGCAAAAGCAATCAACAAAAAAATTACGATTGCGGTCAGAAGATCAAAAGCAAAAACCACATTAAAATGGGAGTCAGGAAAACCCATTTATCATGTTGACTTAAAACTAAAGGTGTCCGTTTCTGAATATACAAAAGGTCTGCTTACTGATAAAGAACGAAAAAAACTTACCAAGCTTATTTCAAAAAGCATGACCAAAAAGGCCGAAGAGATAACCAAAACGTTACAAGAGGCGAATTGCGATGCATTGGGCTTGGGACATAAAATGATGATTCAAGATCCCGAAAAATTTAAAGGCTATAATTGGGATGAAGATTTCAAGGATATTACGATTATTCCTAAAGTGAAGATTGACATCGTCAGTAAAGGAGTTCTGTATTGA
- a CDS encoding GerAB/ArcD/ProY family transporter, with product MSTTTKPLSLTQLYFVIIQILIGIIIFTIPFYVSYEASHNGWISGVILLVAFQLLALIIIALHRNFPDKNLYQIAEIVLGKTAGKILSILLSIYSFISAGYICIYFGYLSKEWTLAITPYPVTYLLLLLPAYYIAAGKLVAFARFCCIAFLLIFILVFVICFGIENMDFTYLLPIGDVPLHKIMKGALHIGPIYSAINCILLYLPKVDGSLKAKGRVVFYSILTVSLIYVFIIITSLALFGSRPLDIVVLPVLHLLKSITLFGVLERLDLLIMCFWLIPTATSFVVHMHMCLTGFIQAFHPKKESRLLLIFFILNFIACLCFPLSQFNVHRAGSLMLPVTYLFMFGTTPLLLIVAKIRKIKQ from the coding sequence ATGTCTACTACGACTAAGCCGCTATCTTTGACTCAGCTATACTTCGTCATTATCCAAATCCTAATTGGCATCATCATATTTACGATTCCATTTTATGTCAGTTATGAAGCATCACATAACGGATGGATATCTGGGGTCATTCTGCTGGTAGCCTTCCAGCTCCTTGCTCTTATCATCATTGCGCTTCACAGAAACTTCCCTGACAAAAACTTGTACCAAATTGCAGAAATTGTCTTAGGGAAAACGGCCGGAAAAATTCTATCCATCCTTTTATCCATTTACTCATTTATATCTGCAGGATATATTTGCATCTATTTTGGCTATTTGTCTAAAGAGTGGACATTAGCCATAACACCCTATCCCGTCACTTATCTACTATTATTGTTGCCTGCTTATTATATAGCAGCAGGTAAATTGGTTGCCTTCGCCAGATTTTGCTGTATTGCTTTTCTTTTAATATTTATATTGGTTTTTGTCATTTGCTTTGGAATCGAAAATATGGATTTTACTTATTTATTGCCGATTGGAGATGTACCTCTCCACAAAATAATGAAGGGGGCCCTTCATATCGGCCCTATATACAGTGCAATCAACTGTATTTTACTTTACCTTCCTAAGGTAGATGGTAGCCTTAAGGCTAAGGGGAGGGTTGTCTTTTATTCCATACTGACTGTATCCCTTATATACGTTTTTATCATTATAACGAGCCTTGCCTTGTTTGGAAGCCGTCCCTTAGATATTGTGGTATTGCCAGTCTTGCATCTTTTAAAGTCGATAACCTTGTTCGGCGTGCTTGAAAGATTAGATTTATTGATTATGTGCTTTTGGCTTATTCCAACGGCAACATCATTCGTCGTTCATATGCATATGTGTTTGACAGGGTTTATACAAGCTTTTCATCCTAAAAAGGAGTCGAGGCTTCTCCTGATCTTTTTCATCTTGAATTTTATCGCATGCCTCTGCTTCCCTTTATCCCAATTCAATGTACATCGAGCAGGGTCATTGATGCTTCCTGTCACGTACCTGTTCATGTTCGGCACGACCCCTCTGCTCTTAATCGTTGCTAAAATACGGAAAATCAAACAATAG
- a CDS encoding spore germination protein, giving the protein MNFRKKTDSKDSNQKLEEQISGQISGHIEDNENYLKKFFSNTGDLIFRKFSAFDVSYCAVYLKTISDKSLLEEFIIKPLLADKGLSPLDLPVPALNSYYTWEDVKNNLINGNMILFKEGSQTAYTIDAAKFATRSVAEPSSEQSIIGTHEGFVESYEVNIGLIRKYLRTDQFVMKDLVIGDKIQKRVGIGYLGNQVDPEVVKKVEERIKNLKFEGAVITGQLKEQLQDQKRSPFPQVLNTERPVTVAEHLSTGAILVLIDGVSTIYLMPASFFAFYHAPDDAQSSFYIASFHQCLRLFSLLLTITLAPFYICVVAFDAEIIPVTLIANVKGSLQIIPFSPLIEALIMQITLELLNEATIRLPKSVSPTIGVVGALVIGTAIVQANLVSNTMLIVLALTGISSFVTPNQEMAVVIRLFIYPLLFLSNMFGLVGLAFGLTFIVFHLCSLSSFGQPYLAPLVPFKFSKKIKKIGAKVFKTKEG; this is encoded by the coding sequence ATGAATTTCAGGAAAAAAACGGACTCTAAAGATTCCAACCAGAAACTCGAAGAACAGATCTCAGGACAAATTTCTGGCCATATTGAAGACAATGAGAATTACTTGAAGAAATTCTTCTCTAATACGGGTGACCTTATATTCCGCAAGTTTTCGGCATTTGACGTCTCCTATTGTGCTGTGTACTTAAAAACCATTAGCGATAAGTCGCTGCTTGAGGAATTTATCATCAAGCCCTTGCTTGCTGACAAGGGATTATCTCCTCTTGATTTACCTGTTCCTGCCTTGAACTCCTATTATACATGGGAAGACGTCAAGAACAATTTAATAAATGGAAATATGATTTTGTTTAAAGAAGGCAGCCAAACGGCTTATACAATAGACGCTGCAAAGTTTGCCACAAGAAGTGTGGCAGAACCATCTTCTGAACAATCCATTATCGGAACACATGAGGGATTTGTCGAAAGCTACGAGGTCAATATTGGTCTCATTCGAAAGTATTTGCGAACCGATCAATTTGTCATGAAGGACCTCGTAATCGGAGATAAGATACAAAAAAGGGTCGGCATTGGCTACTTAGGAAATCAAGTAGACCCAGAAGTAGTGAAAAAGGTTGAAGAACGGATTAAGAATCTAAAGTTTGAAGGAGCTGTAATAACCGGACAACTGAAGGAGCAACTTCAAGATCAGAAACGCTCACCGTTTCCGCAAGTTCTAAATACAGAACGTCCTGTTACCGTTGCGGAGCATCTTTCAACAGGTGCAATCCTAGTCCTCATAGATGGAGTGAGCACGATCTACCTCATGCCGGCAAGCTTTTTTGCCTTTTATCATGCGCCTGATGATGCTCAAAGCAGCTTTTATATTGCGTCTTTTCATCAATGCTTACGTTTATTTAGCTTGTTATTGACGATAACGCTGGCACCTTTTTATATTTGCGTCGTTGCATTTGATGCCGAAATCATTCCTGTAACACTTATTGCGAATGTAAAAGGGTCTCTGCAAATTATCCCCTTTAGCCCGCTAATTGAAGCGTTAATTATGCAAATAACACTTGAACTACTTAATGAAGCCACCATCAGACTTCCTAAATCTGTTTCACCTACAATTGGTGTAGTCGGCGCGTTAGTGATTGGTACAGCCATTGTGCAGGCGAATCTTGTATCCAATACCATGCTAATTGTCTTGGCCTTGACCGGTATTTCCTCTTTTGTTACGCCTAATCAGGAGATGGCAGTTGTCATAAGGTTATTCATCTATCCTTTATTGTTTCTTTCGAACATGTTTGGTCTTGTCGGATTAGCATTTGGCTTAACCTTTATCGTCTTCCATCTCTGTTCACTGAGTTCATTCGGTCAGCCTTATCTGGCTCCGCTGGTTCCATTTAAGTTTTCTAAAAAGATCAAAAAGATCGGCGCAAAAGTATTTAAAACAAAGGAGGGATAA